A single genomic interval of Antechinus flavipes isolate AdamAnt ecotype Samford, QLD, Australia chromosome 1, AdamAnt_v2, whole genome shotgun sequence harbors:
- the CHCHD10 gene encoding coiled-coil-helix-coiled-coil-helix domain-containing protein 10, mitochondrial produces the protein MPRGSRSSAAPAPSASRVAPPAAPAAPPAPAPAPTSGQPGLFSQMASTAAGVAVGSAVGHVVGSALTGALGGGSSPRPESAPRPEQAPQPALSAPSRPCYYEIKQFLDCSTTHNDLTLCEGFSEALKQCQRSHGLTTLL, from the exons ATGCCCCGCGGAAGCCGCAGCAGCGCCGCGCCCGCCCCGTCGGCCAG CCGTGTGGCTCCCCCCGCGGCCCCAGCTGCGCCCCCGGCCCCCGCTCCTGCCCCGACCAGCGGGCAGCCGGGCCTCTTCTCCCAGATGGCGTCCACGGCGGCGGGGGTGGCCGTCGGCTCGGCCGTGGGCCACGTGGTGGGCAGCGCCCTGACGGGGGCCCTCGGGGGAGGCAGCAGCCCCCGGCCGGAGTCGGCCCCGCGTCCCGAGCAG GCGCCCCAACCCGCCCTGTCAGCCCCTTCAAGGCCCTGCTACTACGAGATCAAGCAGTTCCTGGACTGCTCAACCACCCACAATGACCTGACCCTGTGTGAGGGCTTCAGTGAGGCCCTGAAGCAGTGTCAGCGCAGCCACG GTCTGACCACTCTGCTGTGA